Proteins from a genomic interval of Quercus robur chromosome 9, dhQueRobu3.1, whole genome shotgun sequence:
- the LOC126698890 gene encoding cytochrome P450 71AU50-like, translated as MPTMAWTWIILSLVLLAYILVQWKSKTKKKKLPPGPRGFPIFGNLHMLGEFPHQDLHQLAQKHGPILHLRLGMVPTIVVSSPQAAKLFLKTHDLVFASRPLNEAAKHISYEQKSLAFAPYGSYWRNIRKMCTLELLSNLKINSFKSMRKEELDLLIKFIQEAAHEHVAVDLSAKVSSLSADMSCRLVFGKKYMDNEFDERGFKSVIQEGMQLTATPNLGDYIPYVAPLDLQGLNQRMKAVSMIFDAFLEKAIDEHVQSKDENQTKDFVDVMLGFMGSEESEYRIERPNIKAIILDMLAASMDTSATAIDWMLTELIRHPRIMKKVQKELENVVGLERMVDESDLDSLEYLDMVVKETMRLHPVAPLLIPHESLEDCTVNDYHIPRKSRLLINVWAIGRDPSVWTEPDKFNPERFVGSNIDLRGHDFELIPFGSGRRSCPGMQLGLTVVRLVLAQLVHCFDWELPNDMLPTELDMTEEFGLTAPRAKHLLAIPTYRLHK; from the exons ATGCCCACCATGGCTTGGACATGGATCATACTCTCACTTGTTTTGCTTGCTTATATCCTAGTACAATGGAAAAGCAAgaccaagaagaagaaattaccTCCTGGTCCAAGAGGGTTCCCTATCTTTGGGAACCTTCATATGTTAGGAGAATTCCCTCATCAAGATCTTCATCAACTAGCTCAAAAACACGGTCCTATCCTGCATTTGCGCTTAGGGATGGTACCTACCATTGTTGTCTCATCCCCTCAAGCTGCCAAGCTATTCCTTAAAACACATGACCTTGTTTTTGCGAGTAGACCACTTAATGAGGCTGCAAAGCACATCTCTTATGAGCAAAAGAGCTTGGCCTTTGCTCCATATGGTTCTTATTGGCGCAACATACGTAAGATGTGCACCCTTGAATTACTTAGCAACCTCAAAATCAATTCTTTCAAATCCATGAGAAAAGAAGAGCTTGACCTATTGATAAAGTTCATTCAAGAGGCAGCACATGAACATGTTGCTGTTGATCTCAGTGCCAAGGTTTCATCTCTCAGCGCAGATATGAGTTGCcgtttggtgtttgggaagaaGTACATGGACAATGAGTTTGATGAGAGGGGATTCAAGTCTGTAATCCAAGAGGGTATGCAGTTAACCGCAACTCCTAACTTAGGTGATTACATTCCTTATGTTGCACCCCTTGACCTTCAAGGGCTAAATCAGCGCATGAAGGCTGTGAGTATGATCTTTGATGCCTTTTTGGAGAAGGCCATTGATGAGCATGTCCAATCCAAGGATGAAAATCAGACCAAGGACTTTGTTGATGTCATGTTGGGCTTCATGGGATCTGAGGAATCTGAGTACCGAATTGAACGGCCCAATATCAAAGCTATAATCTTG GATATGCTTGCCGCCTCAATGGACACTTCAGCAACAGCAATTGATTGGATGCTCACGGAACTAATCAGGCATCCTCGTATAATGAAGAAAGTTCAAAAGGAGTTGGAAAATGTGGTAGGCTTAGAGAGGATGGTAGATGAATCTGACTTGGATAGCTTGGAGTACTTGGACATGGTTGTAAAAGAAACCATGAGGCTACATCCAGTAGCACCTTTGTTGATACCTCATGAGTCATTGGAAGATTGCACTGTCAATGATTACCACATACCTCGTAAGTCTAGACTCTTAATAAATGTATGGGCAATTGGGAGAGACCCAAGTGTTTGGACTGAGCCAGATAAGTTTAATCCAGAGAGATTTGTTGGGAGTAACATAGATCTTAGAGGACATGACTTTGAGCTTATCCCATTTGGGTCTGGGAGAAGAAGCTGTCCAGGAATGCAATTGGGTCTAACTGTGGTTCGGCTAGTGTTAGCACAACTTGTTCATTGCTTTGATTGGGAGCTTCCTAATGACATGTTGCCAACGGAGTTGGACATGACCGAAGAGTTTGGTCTCACAGCTCCTAGAGCCAAGCACCTACTTGCTATTCCTACTTATCGCCTTCACAAGTGA
- the LOC126698891 gene encoding uncharacterized protein LOC126698891, which translates to MGKKTLGKEGYKSKKDMGNEADISEVNGSENDVLMRVEEGIKISSEVERRNEERKEKKKKHKKEKSKDGIETASYVNEILEGNTVDELVKGQDSFKKRDDDGKKDGKESNEKKEKKKKKHKEEKNKDGIVTASYVNEILEDNKVDELVKGQDSFGKRDNDEMKYGKEAGEKKEKKKKKKKHKEEKSKDGIETASYTNETLENNKVDELVKGHNSFGERDDDETKDGKVVDKKGKKRKRDTEGSDVSVKNNMGKEREVSDRKNTEKVEPTKKKGRKDIETSDLNESSPLKRTPRRVSFSDNVVVFSSSDAPIEGNSDQDDSLVRGKRFSQEEDEMVKKAVFDYIEEHQLGDEGLNMVLHCKSHRKIKNCWKEIGAALPWRPTESVYYRAHILFERGEKRKWTQEEYELIRSFHKKHGSEWKLMADALGKHRFHVKDTWRRIKLPNTKKGRWSQEEYQNLFDLVNLDLRMKASEEKKSKHGMLRDNIAWEAISDKLSTRSNVLCCMKWYNQLTSPMVSEGLWADADDYRLLDALYSLDACCIEDVDWDDLIEHRSGEVCQKRWDQMVKHIGEHSNKSFAEQVEVLSKRYHPDVLEAREAYDSKPAVS; encoded by the coding sequence ATGGGTAAGAAAACACTTGGCAAGGAAGGCTATAAAAGTAAGAAAGACATGGGAAATGAAGCTGATATATCGGAGGTGAATGGAAGTGAAAATGATGTGCTTATGAGAGTGGAGGAGGGTATCAAAATTAGCAGTGAGGTTGAGAGGAGaaatgaagagagaaaagaaaagaaaaagaagcataagaaggaaaagagcAAAGATGGAATTGAGACTGCTTCGTATGTGAATGAAATCCTTGAGGGCAACACAGTGGATGAGCTAGTTAAGGGGCAGGATAGCTTTAAGAAAAGAGATGATGATGGAAAAAAGGATGGGAAAGAATCAaatgaaaagaaggagaagaagaaaaagaagcataaggaggaaaagaacaaaGATGGAATTGTGACAGCTTCTTATGTGAATGAAATCCTTGAGGATAACAAAGTGGATGAGCTAGTTAAGGGGCAGGATAGCTTTGGGAAAAGAGACAATGATGAAATGAAGTATGGGAAAGAAGCAGgtgaaaagaaggagaaaaagaaaaagaaaaagaagcataaGGAGGAAAAGAGCAAAGATGGAATTGAGACAGCTTCTTATACTAATGAAACCCTTGAGAATAACAAAGTGGATGAGCTAGTTAAGGGGCACAATAGCTTTGGGGAAAGAGACGATGATGAAACCAAGGATGGTAAAGTAGTagacaaaaaggggaagaaaaggaagagggaCACAGAGGGTAGTGATGTTTCTGTGAAGAACAACatgggaaaagaaagagaggtcTCAGATAGGAAAAACACAGAAAAGGTTGAGcctacaaaaaagaaaggaaggaaagaTATTGAGACCAGTGATCTTAACGAAAGTTCTCCACTGAAGAGAACACCTAGGAGAGTAAGTTTCTCAGATAATGTGGTGGTTTTTTCTTCATCTGATGCTCCAATTGAAGGGAATAGTGATCAAGATGACAGCTTAGTACGAGGTAAGAGGTTTTCACAAGAAGAAGATGAGATGGTTAAAAAGGCTGTTTTTGATTACATAGAGGAACACCAGTTAGGTGATGAAGGCCTAAACATGGTTCTTCATTGTAAATCTCACCGTAAGATTAAAAATTGTTGGAAGGAAATAGGAGCAGCCTTACCTTGGAGGCCTACTGAGAGTGTATATTATCGAGCCCATATTTTGTTTGAAAGAGGTGAGAAGCGTAAATGGACTCAAGAAGAGTATGAACTTATCCGATCTTTCCATAAAAAACATGGGTCAGAGTGGAAATTGATGGCTGATGCGCTTGGCAAACATAGGTTTCATGTAAAGGATACATGGCGTAGAATAAAATTGCCCAATACAAAAAAAGGGCGTTGGTCCCAAGAGGAGTATCAGAACTTGTTTGATTTAGTAAACTTGGATCTGCGAATGAAGGCCAGTGAAGAAAAGAAATCTAAGCATGGTATGTTGCGAGATAATATTGCTTGGGAAGCCATTAGTGATAAGTTATCTACCAGAAGCAATGTGCTTTGCTGCATGAAGTGGTATAACCAATTAACATCACCTATGGTCAGTGAAGGTTTATGGGCTGATGCTGATGACTACCGCCTGCTGGATGCTCTTTACAGCTTGGATGCTTGCTGCATAGAAGATGTGGACTGGGATGATTTGATTGAGCATAGGTCGGGAGAGGTATGTCAAAAGCGATGGGACCAGATGGTCAAACACATCGGTGAGCATTCAAACAAGTCATTTGCTGAACAagttgaagtcctttccaaacGGTATCATCCAGATGTACTTGAAGCAAGAGAGGCCTATGATAGCAAGCCTGCGGTTTCTTGA